In Ciconia boyciana chromosome 3, ASM3463844v1, whole genome shotgun sequence, a genomic segment contains:
- the LOC140649164 gene encoding p53 apoptosis effector related to PMP-22-like: MVVCGLACWRCRWLLPLLLGLAIIMGIIALAGRGWLESESEPYVQQASLWENCRRGQQDLNWNCESLMDYGWGRAAAATYLVGFVILVICFALAVIAFSIEILRFNFVRGIGGLLFVVAAFQIIGLVIYPVKFTEEIPLTGDNMFSWAYGFGWASTVVVIGCAFFFCCLPNWEDEVLGNIKPTYYYSSPERAPYLN; encoded by the exons ATGGTGGTGTGCGGCCTCGCCTGCTGGAGGTGCAGGtggctcctgcccctgctgctgggcCTGGCCATCATCATGGGCATCATCGCCCTggcgggccggggctggctggAGTCGGAGTCCGAGCCCTACGTGCAGCAAGCGTCGCTGTGGGAGAACTGCAGGAGGGGCCAGCAGGACCTCAACTGGAACTGCGAATCCCTCATGGACTACG gatgggggagagcagcagctgccacgTACCTCGTTGGCTTTGTGATCCTGGTCATCTGTTTCGCCCTTGCAGTCATTGCGTTCTCGATTGAGATACTCCGCTTCAACTTTGTGCGAGGAATTGGAGGCTTGCTCTTTGTTGTTG cTGCATTCCAGATCATAGGCTTGGTCATCTACCCAGTgaaattcacagaagaaattcCTCTGACAGGAGATAACATGTTCAGCTGGGCCTATGGCTTTGGTTGGGCCAGCACTGTTGTTGTAATAGGttgtgctttcttcttctgctgCCTCCCCAACTGGGAAGATGAAGTCCTGGGAAACATCAAGCCTACCTATTACTACTCC